From Cellulomonas fimi ATCC 484, a single genomic window includes:
- a CDS encoding energy-coupling factor ABC transporter ATP-binding protein — MIALDDVVVTAWTPDPHGGAEQVVRLLGPVTLRLGERRVAVVGANGSGKSTLARLLNGLVLPSSGTVRVDGLDTATDGPAVRRRVGFVFTDPNAQIVMPTPLEDVALSLRRRHPDAAGRERAARAALRRFGLDDRADVPVHALSGGQRQLLALAAVLATEPDVLVCDEPTTLLDLRWRRTVDDLLAGLDQQVVLVTHDLDAARRADRVLVVHEGQVVHDGDPHDAVAHYEALMSEAGVP, encoded by the coding sequence GTGATCGCGCTCGACGACGTCGTCGTCACCGCCTGGACCCCGGACCCGCACGGCGGTGCCGAGCAGGTCGTGCGGCTGCTCGGCCCGGTGACGCTGCGGCTCGGCGAGCGGCGGGTCGCGGTGGTCGGGGCCAACGGGTCGGGCAAGTCGACGCTCGCGCGGCTGCTCAACGGCCTCGTCCTGCCGTCCAGCGGCACGGTCCGCGTCGACGGGCTCGACACCGCGACCGACGGGCCCGCCGTCCGGCGCCGCGTCGGGTTCGTCTTCACCGACCCGAACGCGCAGATCGTCATGCCGACGCCGCTCGAGGACGTCGCGCTCTCCCTGCGCCGCAGGCACCCCGACGCGGCAGGGCGCGAGCGCGCCGCGCGGGCGGCGCTGCGCCGGTTCGGGCTCGACGACCGCGCCGACGTGCCCGTGCACGCGCTGTCCGGCGGCCAGCGCCAGCTCCTCGCCCTCGCCGCGGTCCTCGCCACCGAGCCCGACGTGCTCGTGTGCGACGAGCCGACCACGCTGCTCGACCTGCGGTGGCGCCGCACCGTCGACGACCTGCTCGCAGGGCTCGACCAGCAGGTCGTCCTCGTCACGCACGACCTCGACGCCGCGCGTCGCGCCGACCGCGTGCTCGTCGTGCACGAGGGGCAGGTCGTCCACGACGGGGACCCGCACGACGCCGTCGCGCACTACGAGGCGCTCATGTCCGAAGCGGGCGTGCCGTGA
- a CDS encoding biotin transporter BioY: MTDAPQQPHAPAPTLEPAPVVRSSTAADVALVSTFAAFVAVCAVLPGIPTPSGVPITLQTFGVVLAGLVLGWRRGALAVGLYLAVGLAGLPVFAEGTGGLVVLTKPSVGYLLAFPFAAAVAGAFASRALRVRPAWRYAALVAAGLGASFLTIHPAGIAGLMARLGLSLPEAFAIDVVYWPGDVVKNLLAAAVALAVLRAFPDLLRTRR, from the coding sequence ATGACCGACGCACCGCAGCAGCCGCACGCCCCGGCCCCGACGCTCGAGCCGGCGCCCGTCGTGCGCAGCAGCACCGCCGCCGACGTCGCGCTCGTCTCGACGTTCGCCGCGTTCGTCGCCGTGTGCGCGGTGCTGCCGGGCATCCCGACGCCGTCGGGCGTGCCGATCACGCTGCAGACGTTCGGCGTGGTGCTCGCGGGGCTCGTGCTCGGGTGGCGCCGCGGGGCGCTCGCCGTCGGGCTGTACCTCGCGGTCGGCCTCGCCGGCCTGCCGGTGTTCGCCGAGGGGACCGGCGGTCTCGTCGTGCTCACCAAGCCCTCTGTCGGCTACCTGCTGGCCTTCCCGTTCGCGGCGGCCGTCGCCGGAGCGTTCGCGAGCCGCGCGCTGCGCGTGCGCCCTGCCTGGCGGTACGCCGCGCTGGTCGCCGCCGGGCTCGGCGCGAGCTTCCTGACGATCCATCCCGCCGGCATCGCCGGGCTCATGGCGCGGCTCGGCCTGTCGCTGCCCGAGGCGTTCGCGATCGACGTCGTCTACTGGCCCGGCGACGTCGTGAAGAACCTCCTGGCGGCGGCCGTCGCGCTCGCCGTCCTGCGCGCGTTCCCCGACCTGCTGCGCACGCGCCGCTGA